One window of the Streptococcus parasanguinis ATCC 15912 genome contains the following:
- a CDS encoding prolyl-tRNA synthetase associated domain-containing protein, with the protein MDPYQQVKEKLDELGISFDVVEHPPAFTTEQADSYIEGLEGVRTKTMFLTNKKKTQYYLLIMDDQKPLDMDDFKEQVEANRIRMASADSLAEKMQLPPGTVSPFGLLNNEEKDIRVYFDKDIVSEEIMTFHPNTNEKTIFIKTQDLFRFLESIGFSYQILTLP; encoded by the coding sequence ATGGATCCTTATCAACAAGTTAAAGAAAAATTAGATGAGTTAGGAATTTCATTTGATGTGGTGGAACACCCACCTGCATTCACGACTGAGCAGGCGGATTCTTATATTGAAGGCTTAGAAGGCGTCCGGACCAAGACCATGTTTTTGACCAACAAGAAGAAAACCCAATACTATCTGCTCATCATGGATGACCAGAAGCCATTGGATATGGATGATTTCAAAGAGCAAGTGGAAGCCAACCGGATCCGCATGGCTTCAGCAGATTCTTTAGCTGAAAAAATGCAATTACCGCCAGGAACGGTTTCTCCATTTGGTTTATTGAACAATGAAGAAAAAGATATTCGAGTCTATTTCGATAAAGACATTGTGTCAGAGGAAATCATGACCTTCCATCCCAATACCAATGAAAAAACGATCTTTATTAAAACCCAAGACTTGTTCCGATTTTTAGAGTCAATTGGCTTTAGCTATCAAATTCTAACCCTTCCATAG
- a CDS encoding uracil-DNA glycosylase family protein, giving the protein MSRIETIKQAIMADPQNKAYTDKGIEPLFAAPKTARINIIGQAPGLKTQEAGIYWKDKSGDRLREWLGVDEDTFYNSGLFAVIPMDFYFPGHGKSGDLPPRKGFAEKWHPQLLKECPDIELTLLIGQYAQAYYLHEKVSGKVTERVHHFKDYLPTYFPLVHPSPRNQIWMAKNPWFEAEVVPELQTLVQEIIQK; this is encoded by the coding sequence ATGTCAAGGATTGAAACCATTAAACAAGCCATTATGGCAGATCCTCAAAATAAAGCATATACGGATAAAGGAATCGAGCCGCTCTTTGCAGCCCCAAAGACAGCTCGTATCAATATCATCGGACAGGCACCTGGACTGAAAACACAAGAAGCTGGTATTTACTGGAAGGATAAGAGTGGTGACCGCCTACGCGAATGGTTAGGAGTTGACGAAGACACCTTTTACAATTCTGGTTTGTTTGCGGTCATTCCTATGGACTTTTATTTCCCAGGGCATGGAAAATCTGGTGACCTTCCACCTCGCAAAGGCTTTGCGGAAAAGTGGCACCCTCAACTTCTCAAGGAGTGTCCGGATATTGAGTTAACCCTCTTAATTGGACAATATGCCCAAGCATACTACCTTCATGAAAAGGTTAGTGGCAAGGTAACCGAACGGGTTCACCATTTTAAAGACTATTTGCCAACCTATTTTCCACTTGTTCACCCTTCCCCTCGCAATCAAATCTGGATGGCTAAAAATCCTTGGTTTGAGGCAGAGGTGGTGCCAGAATTGCAAACCTTAGTACAAGAGATCATTCAAAAATAA
- a CDS encoding CPBP family intramembrane glutamic endopeptidase: MNQYNRLLDPKKDIGRYSGTLAIYLLVMTLVTVLWEVLLGLTIVGSLRKDPSQVTEKLNSLNVWAGIPYLISISIGLFLFNAYRKKALYKYDLKHKGRKMTLSVFFILLAFLGFSQVFSSVMTQVIERMFETIGLHSPTPDLGDTIERSWTMLLYAGFFGPITEEFFFRGAGLRGLERYGKIFAIVMTAILFGLFHANFDQLFFASIIGLGFGYIAFEYNIWWAIFYHIFNNFVISQGLHYVAYHVDEGLANWLQIGVLAIGSIVMIVVLATKWPAIKAYIQANKPQPGVFQRALASFWFWFFVLFTILMSIVPYVIPIFQMANLKG, encoded by the coding sequence ATGAACCAATACAACCGATTATTAGACCCTAAAAAAGATATAGGAAGGTATTCCGGGACACTTGCCATTTATCTCTTGGTAATGACCTTGGTAACCGTCCTGTGGGAAGTCCTCCTTGGATTGACCATAGTAGGCTCTCTCAGAAAAGATCCAAGTCAAGTAACGGAGAAACTCAATTCCCTGAATGTTTGGGCTGGTATTCCCTACCTCATCTCTATTTCCATTGGACTCTTTCTCTTTAATGCCTATCGCAAGAAGGCCCTCTATAAATATGATCTTAAGCACAAGGGACGTAAGATGACTCTTTCAGTCTTCTTTATTCTTCTTGCCTTTCTTGGCTTTTCTCAAGTCTTTTCATCTGTGATGACACAAGTGATTGAGCGCATGTTTGAGACCATAGGCCTTCATTCTCCAACACCCGACCTAGGTGATACGATTGAGCGATCATGGACCATGCTCTTATATGCTGGCTTTTTTGGTCCTATCACAGAGGAATTCTTCTTCCGTGGGGCCGGCTTGCGAGGCTTGGAACGGTATGGCAAGATCTTTGCCATTGTCATGACGGCTATCTTGTTTGGACTCTTTCATGCCAATTTTGACCAGCTCTTTTTCGCGAGTATCATTGGTCTAGGATTCGGCTACATTGCCTTTGAATACAATATCTGGTGGGCGATTTTCTATCACATTTTCAATAACTTTGTCATTTCCCAAGGCTTGCATTATGTGGCCTATCATGTGGACGAGGGACTAGCGAATTGGCTCCAAATCGGTGTTTTAGCCATTGGTTCCATTGTCATGATAGTAGTTCTTGCGACTAAATGGCCAGCTATCAAGGCTTATATTCAAGCCAATAAACCTCAACCGGGAGTTTTCCAGCGTGCCCTCGCGTCCTTCTGGTTCTGGTTCTTCGTGCTATTCACTATCCTGATGTCTATTGTTCCTTATGTGATTCCGATCTTCCAGATGGCTAATCTCAAAGGATAA
- a CDS encoding metallophosphoesterase family protein yields MNHRIAILSDIHGDTTALKAVIADARALGTTEYWLLGDILLPGPGREDLFELLDAIPITAAVRGNWDDCVLEALDGEYGLEDPQEIQLLRLTQYLMEGLDPKRIDWLRSLPLVEKKEVNGIRFSLTHNLPEKNYGGDLRPANVTENFDQLLDDQTDMAIYGHVHKQLLRYGSQGQQILNPGTIGMPYFDWEPIQNHRAQYALIDVEEDGVTNLHFRKVAYDYEGELQDAKDKGLPFIEMYEELRREDNYRGHNIELLTGLIEKYGYAKEVATYFNLSNKS; encoded by the coding sequence ATGAACCATCGAATCGCCATTTTATCTGATATTCACGGAGATACAACAGCCCTCAAGGCAGTGATTGCGGATGCGCGTGCTCTAGGCACGACGGAATACTGGCTTTTGGGGGACATTTTGCTTCCGGGGCCTGGAAGAGAGGACCTTTTTGAGTTGCTGGATGCGATTCCGATTACAGCAGCTGTTCGTGGAAATTGGGACGATTGCGTCCTAGAGGCCTTGGATGGCGAGTACGGACTTGAGGATCCGCAGGAGATCCAGCTTCTTCGTCTCACTCAGTACCTCATGGAAGGACTAGATCCTAAGCGGATCGATTGGCTTCGTTCGCTTCCATTGGTAGAGAAGAAGGAGGTCAATGGCATTCGTTTTTCACTGACCCACAACTTGCCAGAAAAGAATTACGGTGGAGACTTGCGTCCAGCAAATGTGACGGAGAACTTTGACCAACTGCTGGATGATCAGACGGATATGGCGATCTACGGGCATGTCCACAAGCAGTTGCTTCGCTATGGCAGTCAGGGCCAGCAGATCCTTAATCCAGGGACTATTGGCATGCCTTATTTCGACTGGGAACCAATTCAAAACCACAGAGCCCAGTATGCTCTGATCGATGTCGAAGAAGACGGAGTGACCAACCTGCACTTTCGGAAGGTGGCTTATGATTATGAAGGAGAGCTCCAAGATGCCAAGGACAAGGGCCTTCCTTTTATTGAGATGTACGAAGAATTGAGACGTGAGGATAACTATCGGGGTCATAACATCGAGTTGCTAACTGGCTTAATTGAGAAATACGGTTATGCCAAAGAAGTAGCTACCTATTTCAATCTTTCCAATAAATCATAG
- a CDS encoding rhodanese-like domain-containing protein yields MKEIPFSSFYQAYQKGNIHVLDVREQEEYDALHLDGVRLLPLSELANRYQELEKDHPYYVICKSGRRSARACQFLEEQGYDVTNVQGGMDAFES; encoded by the coding sequence ATGAAAGAAATTCCATTTTCAAGCTTTTACCAAGCTTATCAAAAAGGAAACATACACGTTCTTGATGTACGCGAGCAGGAGGAATATGATGCCCTTCACTTAGACGGAGTTCGTCTTCTTCCCTTATCTGAGTTAGCAAATCGCTACCAGGAATTAGAGAAGGATCATCCCTATTATGTCATCTGCAAGTCAGGTCGACGCTCAGCACGCGCTTGCCAATTTTTGGAAGAGCAAGGCTATGATGTGACCAACGTCCAAGGTGGCATGGATGCATTTGAATCCTAA
- a CDS encoding nitroreductase family protein, producing MKFLELNKKRHAIKHFTDQPVDPKDVRTAIEIATLAPSAHNSQPWKFVVVRQKNAELAKLAYGANYDQVMEAPVTIALFTDTDLQKRARKIARVGGVKNFTDEQLQYFMQNLPAEFARYDVQQTSDYLALNAGLVAMNLVLALTDQGIGTNIILGFDKSKINEVLDIEERFRPEVLITVGYAAEKVEPSYRLPVDEIIDKR from the coding sequence ATGAAATTTCTAGAGCTCAATAAAAAACGCCATGCGATCAAGCATTTCACTGACCAACCGGTCGATCCAAAGGATGTACGGACTGCCATTGAGATCGCAACCTTGGCCCCTAGTGCCCACAATAGCCAGCCTTGGAAATTTGTGGTCGTTCGTCAAAAAAATGCTGAATTGGCAAAATTAGCCTATGGTGCAAACTACGATCAAGTCATGGAAGCACCTGTGACCATCGCCCTCTTTACAGATACCGATTTGCAAAAACGGGCTCGCAAGATTGCGCGTGTCGGTGGAGTTAAAAACTTCACAGATGAGCAATTGCAATACTTTATGCAAAATCTTCCTGCTGAATTTGCGCGCTATGATGTCCAACAAACAAGTGATTACTTGGCTTTGAATGCCGGTCTTGTGGCGATGAACTTGGTACTTGCTTTGACGGACCAAGGCATTGGAACCAATATTATCTTGGGATTTGATAAATCAAAAATCAATGAAGTATTGGACATCGAAGAGCGCTTCCGTCCGGAAGTCTTGATTACGGTTGGCTATGCGGCTGAAAAAGTAGAGCCAAGCTATCGCTTACCAGTGGACGAAATCATTGACAAACGCTAA
- the uvrC gene encoding excinuclease ABC subunit UvrC, translating to MNNLIKSKLELLPTSPGCYIHKDKNGTIIYVGKAKNLRNRVRSYFRGSHDTKTEALVSEIVDFEFIVTESNIEALLLEINLIKENKPKYNIMLKDDKSYPFIKITNERYPRLIITRQVKKDGGLYFGPYPDVGAANEIKRLLDRIFPFRKCTNPPSKVCFYYHLGQCMAHTVCHKDEAYFKGMAQEVSDFLKGQDDKIIDELRLKMTTAAQNMEFERAAEYRDLIQAIGTLRTKQRVMAKDLQNRDVFGYYVDKGWMCVQVFFVRQGKLIERDVNLFPYYNDPDEDFLTYVGQFYQEKSHLIPNEILIPQDIDEEAVKALVDTKVLKPQRGEKKQLVNLAIKNARVSLEQKFNLLEKSMEKTQGAIENLGKLLQIPTPVRIESFDNSNIMGTSPVSAMVVFVNGKPSKKDYRKYKIKTVVGPDDYASMREVIRRRYSRVMRDGLTPPDLIVIDGGQGQVNIAKRVIQEELGLDIPIAGLQKNDKHQTHELLFGDPLQVIELSRTSQEFFLLQRIQDEVHRFAITFHRQLRSKNSFSSQLDGIEGLGPKRKQLLMKHFKSLTKIKEATVDEIVTVGIPRAVAEAVQAKLQQGKQEEASPLMEVAEASEPYQS from the coding sequence ATGAATAACTTGATAAAATCCAAGCTCGAGCTCTTGCCAACGAGTCCGGGCTGTTACATTCACAAAGATAAGAACGGTACCATCATCTATGTGGGGAAGGCCAAGAATCTTCGCAATCGGGTGCGGTCCTATTTTAGAGGAAGCCACGATACTAAGACGGAAGCACTGGTATCTGAGATTGTGGATTTTGAGTTTATCGTCACTGAGTCCAATATTGAGGCCTTGCTTCTTGAGATCAACCTCATCAAGGAGAACAAGCCCAAGTACAATATCATGCTCAAGGATGACAAGTCCTATCCCTTCATCAAGATTACCAATGAGCGCTATCCGCGCCTCATCATCACGCGCCAGGTCAAAAAGGACGGTGGTCTCTATTTCGGTCCCTATCCGGATGTGGGAGCGGCCAATGAGATCAAGAGGCTTTTGGACCGAATTTTCCCTTTCCGCAAGTGTACTAATCCGCCTTCCAAAGTCTGCTTTTACTACCATTTAGGGCAGTGTATGGCTCACACAGTCTGCCACAAGGACGAGGCCTATTTCAAGGGCATGGCCCAGGAGGTTTCTGATTTCCTCAAGGGACAGGACGATAAGATTATCGATGAGCTCAGGCTCAAGATGACTACCGCTGCGCAAAACATGGAATTCGAGCGGGCGGCTGAGTACCGAGATCTGATCCAGGCCATCGGGACCCTGCGGACCAAACAGCGTGTCATGGCCAAGGATTTGCAGAACCGGGATGTCTTTGGCTACTACGTGGACAAGGGCTGGATGTGTGTGCAGGTCTTCTTTGTCCGTCAGGGCAAGCTGATCGAGCGCGACGTCAATCTTTTCCCATACTACAATGATCCAGACGAGGATTTCTTGACCTATGTGGGGCAGTTTTACCAGGAGAAATCGCACTTGATTCCTAATGAAATCCTGATCCCTCAAGACATTGATGAGGAAGCTGTCAAGGCTCTAGTAGATACCAAGGTCCTCAAGCCCCAGCGAGGGGAGAAGAAGCAGTTGGTCAATCTGGCTATCAAGAATGCGCGTGTCAGTCTGGAGCAGAAGTTCAATCTCCTTGAAAAATCAATGGAAAAGACCCAAGGTGCCATTGAAAACCTTGGAAAACTTCTGCAAATTCCAACCCCTGTGCGCATTGAATCTTTTGACAACTCCAACATCATGGGGACCAGTCCGGTCTCAGCCATGGTGGTTTTTGTCAATGGGAAGCCAAGCAAAAAGGACTACCGCAAGTACAAGATCAAGACCGTTGTCGGACCAGATGACTATGCCAGCATGCGGGAGGTCATTCGCAGACGCTACAGCCGTGTCATGCGGGATGGCCTGACGCCACCAGATCTGATCGTTATCGATGGGGGTCAGGGCCAGGTCAATATCGCTAAACGGGTGATCCAAGAAGAGTTGGGGTTAGATATTCCCATTGCAGGTCTGCAAAAGAATGACAAGCACCAGACCCATGAATTGCTCTTCGGTGATCCCCTTCAAGTCATCGAACTCTCTCGGACCTCTCAGGAATTTTTCCTCCTCCAACGGATCCAGGATGAGGTCCACCGTTTCGCCATCACCTTCCACCGTCAGCTTCGGTCTAAGAATTCCTTCTCCTCCCAGCTGGATGGGATCGAAGGCTTGGGACCAAAACGCAAGCAGTTGCTGATGAAGCACTTCAAGTCGCTGACCAAGATCAAAGAAGCTACTGTAGATGAGATTGTCACAGTCGGCATCCCGCGAGCAGTCGCGGAGGCGGTGCAAGCCAAGCTCCAACAAGGAAAGCAGGAAGAAGCAAGTCCCTTGATGGAAGTGGCGGAGGCTTCTGAACCATACCAATCATAA
- a CDS encoding TIGR01906 family membrane protein: protein MLKSLKSINQFFFILSAAILLTIALAWVLYPMEIHWLGIQSRTGFSATVIMKNFNFLMNYLTNPFQWVLKMPQFPSSKNGLHHFEAVKYLFHLVTVVFVVTLPGFIQFMRTVVKKGYLTLYRSLFFWMMVLPVVLAVMAVMIGFDQFFTLFHQVLFAGDNTWLFDPRVDSIILALPEDYFMHAFLIFFVLYEGMCASFYLFSRRKK, encoded by the coding sequence ATGCTTAAAAGTCTGAAATCAATCAACCAATTTTTCTTTATCTTGTCAGCTGCCATCCTTCTCACCATTGCTCTAGCTTGGGTCCTCTATCCCATGGAGATTCATTGGTTGGGGATTCAAAGCCGGACTGGTTTTTCGGCTACTGTCATCATGAAGAATTTTAATTTCTTGATGAACTACTTGACCAATCCTTTTCAATGGGTGTTGAAGATGCCTCAATTCCCCTCTTCAAAAAATGGACTGCACCATTTTGAGGCCGTCAAGTACCTATTTCACTTAGTGACAGTTGTTTTCGTGGTCACACTACCTGGTTTTATCCAGTTTATGCGGACAGTTGTCAAAAAAGGCTACCTTACCTTGTACCGTAGTCTCTTCTTTTGGATGATGGTTTTACCAGTGGTGCTTGCAGTGATGGCTGTTATGATTGGCTTTGATCAATTCTTTACGCTCTTTCATCAGGTCTTATTTGCTGGGGACAATACTTGGCTCTTTGATCCGCGCGTGGATTCGATTATTCTTGCATTACCAGAAGACTATTTTATGCATGCCTTTTTGATTTTCTTTGTCTTATACGAAGGAATGTGTGCGAGTTTTTATCTATTTTCTAGGAGGAAGAAATGA
- a CDS encoding DUF6574 domain-containing protein — protein MSKQDWLDYFEAVNGRSASAEEIAQALAAGEFQEEVVVPETPQAPEFVAAPTAPVEEPVAAPQAPEFVAAPAAPQAPEFVAAPAAPAAPAAPAAPAAPAAPTAPAEEPVAAPVQEPAPQAAPANGPAFQQAPQQAYQQPTQAAYQQAPYQGQPGQPYPGQPSQFGVAVGGYWNWFLSALKRPTAVENPKALNGILQYVLTAFVLTLSTFFTASGATGGYGMDFRAFMLTLISLFFSVYAFQVAGFFVRRVLLQDKEYSYGRSFEEFGRLSVYTLPLALLAFLVGLVKVYEFYGFVNFLIFFLFFVGTCYVVHQGLNKTSFKADKFLLLVASSVVLLLIAIFVIYVNARILEQVAIGFIPSAPNFSNFGF, from the coding sequence ATGTCAAAACAAGATTGGCTGGATTATTTCGAAGCCGTAAATGGTCGTTCTGCTAGTGCAGAAGAAATTGCTCAAGCACTGGCTGCAGGAGAATTTCAAGAAGAAGTAGTGGTTCCAGAAACCCCACAAGCCCCAGAATTTGTCGCAGCACCAACTGCACCTGTGGAAGAACCAGTTGCTGCTCCACAAGCCCCAGAGTTTGTTGCAGCGCCAGCAGCTCCTCAAGCTCCAGAGTTTGTTGCAGCGCCAGCAGCACCTGCAGCACCTGCAGCACCAGCAGCGCCAGCAGCACCAGCAGCACCAACTGCTCCTGCAGAAGAACCAGTAGCAGCTCCAGTTCAAGAACCGGCCCCTCAAGCTGCTCCAGCGAATGGACCTGCTTTCCAACAAGCTCCACAGCAAGCCTACCAACAACCTACTCAAGCAGCTTATCAACAAGCTCCTTACCAAGGTCAACCAGGACAACCTTATCCTGGCCAACCAAGTCAATTTGGTGTAGCAGTTGGTGGTTACTGGAATTGGTTCCTTTCAGCTTTGAAACGTCCAACAGCTGTAGAAAATCCAAAAGCTCTTAACGGAATTTTACAGTATGTCTTGACTGCCTTTGTCTTGACCCTATCAACTTTCTTCACAGCTAGTGGAGCTACAGGTGGTTATGGAATGGATTTCCGTGCCTTTATGTTGACATTGATTTCCCTATTCTTTAGCGTTTACGCCTTCCAAGTAGCAGGATTCTTTGTTCGTCGTGTGCTTCTTCAAGATAAGGAATACAGTTACGGGCGTTCATTTGAAGAATTTGGACGTTTGTCTGTCTACACTTTGCCACTTGCCCTTCTTGCTTTCTTAGTAGGTCTTGTAAAGGTTTATGAATTTTATGGCTTTGTAAATTTCCTTATTTTCTTCTTGTTCTTTGTTGGAACATGCTATGTCGTTCATCAAGGATTGAACAAGACAAGCTTTAAAGCAGATAAATTCTTGCTTCTAGTAGCATCATCTGTTGTCTTGCTTCTCATTGCCATCTTTGTCATTTATGTGAATGCTCGTATTTTAGAACAAGTAGCTATTGGATTTATTCCAAGTGCTCCAAATTTCTCTAACTTTGGATTCTAA
- the pepV gene encoding dipeptidase PepV, whose amino-acid sequence MTTVDFKAEVEKRRDEMMADLYSLLEINSERDDSKADAEHPFGPGPVKALEKFLEIAKRDGYETKNVDNYAGHFTFGEGEEELGIFAHMDVVPAGSGWKTDPYKPEIIDGKLYARGSSDDKGPTMACYYGLKIIKDLGLPVSKRVRFVVGTDEESGWGDMDYYFKHVGLPEPDFGFSPDAEFPIINGEKGNITEYLHFGNDNKGSAHLHSFTGGLRENMVPESATAVVSGQLPDLAGLLDAFAKEHQLKYEISTVDEETYTVTIVGKSAHGSTPEDGINGATYLALLLNQFDFGGAAKAYLHVTASLLHEDFAGEKLGIAHTDAKMGPLSMNAGVFHFDESQADNTIALNIRYPQGTDPETIKSTLEKIEGVATVSLSAHGHTPHYVPMDDELVSTLLRVYEKQTGLKGHEQVIGGGTFGRLLKRGVAFGAMFPDYVNTMHQANEFADVEDLYRAAAIYAEAIYELIK is encoded by the coding sequence ATGACAACAGTTGACTTTAAAGCAGAAGTAGAAAAACGTCGCGATGAGATGATGGCTGACCTATACAGCCTCTTGGAAATCAATTCTGAACGCGATGACAGCAAGGCAGATGCAGAGCATCCTTTTGGACCTGGTCCTGTAAAAGCTCTTGAAAAATTCTTGGAAATTGCCAAACGTGATGGCTATGAAACCAAGAATGTCGACAATTATGCCGGCCACTTTACCTTTGGTGAAGGAGAAGAAGAGCTTGGAATCTTTGCCCATATGGACGTCGTACCTGCAGGTAGTGGCTGGAAGACGGATCCATACAAACCAGAAATTATCGATGGTAAGCTCTATGCGCGTGGTTCGTCTGATGATAAAGGGCCTACAATGGCCTGCTACTATGGTTTGAAGATCATTAAAGACCTAGGACTCCCTGTTTCCAAGCGCGTGCGCTTTGTTGTCGGTACAGATGAAGAATCAGGCTGGGGCGACATGGATTACTATTTCAAACACGTCGGACTTCCTGAGCCAGATTTTGGCTTCTCACCAGATGCGGAATTCCCAATCATCAATGGGGAAAAAGGAAACATCACTGAGTACCTTCATTTTGGAAATGACAACAAAGGAAGTGCCCATCTTCATAGCTTTACAGGTGGCCTTCGTGAAAACATGGTACCAGAGTCAGCGACTGCAGTCGTTTCTGGACAACTACCAGATCTTGCTGGCCTCTTAGATGCCTTTGCCAAGGAACACCAGCTCAAGTATGAAATCTCAACTGTTGATGAAGAAACCTATACCGTTACGATTGTTGGGAAATCTGCTCACGGATCAACTCCTGAAGATGGAATTAATGGTGCGACCTACTTGGCTCTCTTGTTGAACCAATTTGATTTTGGTGGTGCTGCTAAGGCTTACCTTCATGTGACAGCTTCACTTCTTCACGAAGATTTTGCTGGTGAAAAATTAGGTATTGCCCATACAGATGCCAAAATGGGACCATTGAGCATGAATGCAGGTGTCTTCCATTTTGATGAAAGCCAAGCAGACAACACTATTGCCCTCAATATCCGTTACCCTCAAGGTACAGATCCTGAAACCATCAAGTCTACTCTTGAAAAGATCGAAGGAGTGGCTACAGTAAGCTTGTCAGCCCATGGTCACACACCTCACTATGTTCCGATGGATGACGAATTGGTATCCACTCTCTTGCGTGTTTACGAAAAACAAACTGGCCTCAAAGGACACGAACAAGTGATCGGTGGTGGTACCTTTGGTCGTCTCTTGAAACGTGGGGTTGCCTTTGGTGCTATGTTCCCAGACTATGTCAATACCATGCACCAAGCTAATGAGTTCGCAGATGTCGAAGATCTCTATCGTGCAGCTGCTATTTACGCAGAAGCCATCTATGAACTAATCAAATAA